From Astyanax mexicanus isolate ESR-SI-001 chromosome 11, AstMex3_surface, whole genome shotgun sequence, the proteins below share one genomic window:
- the tfg gene encoding protein TFG isoform X2 produces the protein MNGQLDLSGKLIIKAQLGDDIRRIPIHNEDITYDELLLMMQRVFRGQLQSSDEVTIKYKDEDDDLITIFDSSDLSFAIQCSRILKLTLFVNGQPRPLESSQVKHLRKELIQLRNKINSLLDSLEPPSEPALESSNPQTECVEAVDAAVKQAPPVSAASMSAFDPLKNQEEVSKNVISAFGLSDEPAPAPAAVGEERSGTPDSINSSSATHPSAAAPQGPPPYSGVQQPPATTMDGQMYQQYQAPGGYPPQQPATTQQQYGMQYPAGYTPQHGGPQATPPQQQQQQFQNYPAPTSQAAAPGSAPGFSAQSQAPPPQAGGQYPPGAFPPQNYTSQASQQPANYSLPPTSQPAPGYQPRPGYTPPPGATPPPGGSNPYARNRPPYGQGYTQPGPGYR, from the exons ATGAATGGCCAGCTGGACCTGAGTGGGAAGCTGATCATCAAGGCTCAGCTGGGTGATGACATCCGCCGCATCCCCATCCACAATGAGGACATTACCTACGATGAGCTCCTGCTCATGATGCAGCGGGTCTTCCGTGGCCAGCTCCAGAGCAGTGATGAAGTTACCATCAAATACAAGGATGAAG ATGATGACCTGATCACTATCTTCGACAGCTCTGATTTGTCCTTTGCCATCCAGTGCAGCAGAATATTGAAACTCACTCTGTTTG TAAATGGGCAGCCTCGGCCACTGGAGTCATCCCAAGTCAAGCACCTGCGCAAGGAGCTGATCCAGCTGAGAAACAAAATCAACAGCCTGCTGGACAGCCTGGAGCCACCTTCAGAACCTGCACTGGAGAGCAGCAACCCACAAACCG agtgTGTGGAGGCTGTAGATGCAGCAGTGAAGCAAGCCCCTCCTGTCAGTGCTGCCAGCATGTCTGCCTTTGACCCCCTGAAGAACCAAGAAGAGGTCAGCAAGAATGTCATCTCAGCTTTTGGCCTGTCAGATGAGCCTGCTCCAG CCCCAGCAGCTGTAGGGGAGGAGCGCTCTGGCACTCCTGACAGTATTAACTCCTCCTCAGCCACTCACCCTTCTGCTGCAGCCCCTCAGGGCCCACCCCCTTACTCAGGGGTCCAGCAGCCTCCTGCCACTACGATGGATg gTCAGATGTATCAGCAGTACCAGGCTCCAGGTGGATATCCCCCCCAGCAGCCAGCAACTACTCAGCAGCAGTATGGCATGCAGTACCCTG ctggttATACTCCACAGCATGGTGGCCCTCAAGCTACTCctccccagcagcagcagcagcagttccagAATTACCCCGCCCCCACATCTCAGGCTGCTGCGCCAGGCTCCGCCCCTGGATTCAGTGCCCAATCACAGGCCCCTCCTCCTCAGGCAGGAGGCCAGTACCCACCAGGTGCATTTCCACCTCAGAATTACACCTCCCAGGCCTCCCAGCAGCCGGCCAATTACAGCCTGCCTCCCACCTCCCAGCCTGCCCCTGGATATCAGCCCCGCCCTGGATACACTCCACCGCCCGGTGCGACCCCTCCACCCGGGGGCTCAAACCCCTACGCCCGAAACCGCCCCCCCTACGGGCAGGGCTACACCCAGCCGGGCCCGGGGTACCGGTAA
- the tfg gene encoding protein TFG isoform X1 yields MNGQLDLSGKLIIKAQLGDDIRRIPIHNEDITYDELLLMMQRVFRGQLQSSDEVTIKYKDEDDDLITIFDSSDLSFAIQCSRILKLTLFVNGQPRPLESSQVKHLRKELIQLRNKINSLLDSLEPPSEPALESSNPQTECVEAVDAAVKQAPPVSAASMSAFDPLKNQEEVSKNVISAFGLSDEPAPAPAAVGEERSGTPDSINSSSATHPSAAAPQGPPPYSGVQQPPATTMDGKVTEPAYRSLPGVPQKSQSTVCAGQMYQQYQAPGGYPPQQPATTQQQYGMQYPAGYTPQHGGPQATPPQQQQQQFQNYPAPTSQAAAPGSAPGFSAQSQAPPPQAGGQYPPGAFPPQNYTSQASQQPANYSLPPTSQPAPGYQPRPGYTPPPGATPPPGGSNPYARNRPPYGQGYTQPGPGYR; encoded by the exons ATGAATGGCCAGCTGGACCTGAGTGGGAAGCTGATCATCAAGGCTCAGCTGGGTGATGACATCCGCCGCATCCCCATCCACAATGAGGACATTACCTACGATGAGCTCCTGCTCATGATGCAGCGGGTCTTCCGTGGCCAGCTCCAGAGCAGTGATGAAGTTACCATCAAATACAAGGATGAAG ATGATGACCTGATCACTATCTTCGACAGCTCTGATTTGTCCTTTGCCATCCAGTGCAGCAGAATATTGAAACTCACTCTGTTTG TAAATGGGCAGCCTCGGCCACTGGAGTCATCCCAAGTCAAGCACCTGCGCAAGGAGCTGATCCAGCTGAGAAACAAAATCAACAGCCTGCTGGACAGCCTGGAGCCACCTTCAGAACCTGCACTGGAGAGCAGCAACCCACAAACCG agtgTGTGGAGGCTGTAGATGCAGCAGTGAAGCAAGCCCCTCCTGTCAGTGCTGCCAGCATGTCTGCCTTTGACCCCCTGAAGAACCAAGAAGAGGTCAGCAAGAATGTCATCTCAGCTTTTGGCCTGTCAGATGAGCCTGCTCCAG CCCCAGCAGCTGTAGGGGAGGAGCGCTCTGGCACTCCTGACAGTATTAACTCCTCCTCAGCCACTCACCCTTCTGCTGCAGCCCCTCAGGGCCCACCCCCTTACTCAGGGGTCCAGCAGCCTCCTGCCACTACGATGGATg GCAAAGTCACTGAACCTGCATATAGGAGTCTGCCAGGTGTGCCTCAAAAGTCTCAGTCGACTGTATGTGCAG gTCAGATGTATCAGCAGTACCAGGCTCCAGGTGGATATCCCCCCCAGCAGCCAGCAACTACTCAGCAGCAGTATGGCATGCAGTACCCTG ctggttATACTCCACAGCATGGTGGCCCTCAAGCTACTCctccccagcagcagcagcagcagttccagAATTACCCCGCCCCCACATCTCAGGCTGCTGCGCCAGGCTCCGCCCCTGGATTCAGTGCCCAATCACAGGCCCCTCCTCCTCAGGCAGGAGGCCAGTACCCACCAGGTGCATTTCCACCTCAGAATTACACCTCCCAGGCCTCCCAGCAGCCGGCCAATTACAGCCTGCCTCCCACCTCCCAGCCTGCCCCTGGATATCAGCCCCGCCCTGGATACACTCCACCGCCCGGTGCGACCCCTCCACCCGGGGGCTCAAACCCCTACGCCCGAAACCGCCCCCCCTACGGGCAGGGCTACACCCAGCCGGGCCCGGGGTACCGGTAA